Part of the Nostoc sp. ATCC 53789 genome, TGGCGCACCCTTTACCCCCAGTCTTAACAGGGGGGCCGGGTAGTCCCAATGTATTGATTGGATCTTTACCTGCGTGGCGGGGTGTGCTTGCAGCAGCAGTACCAGCTTTACAATCCGCCAAACAAATTTCTGATACGGCTATCCAAGTGGCTGAGGCTGCTACCCTAGCGGCGGCAGGTACACCAGGGGCACCTGCTGCTTTAGCCGCCGAACAAACTACAAAGGCAACATCAGCAGCTACTATGGGTAGTGCGATCGCAGCAGCAGCAGCAGGAGCTGATATTCATAATTGCGCCACACCTTTACCCTTACCTCCTCACGGCCCTGGGGTTGTGATTGACGGTAGTCAGACTGTGCTGATTAACAATCTACCCGCCTCTCGGATGGGTGACACTGTTTTAGAAGCATTAGGGCCGCCGAATAAAATTATCAAAGGTGATTTTACCGTTTTGATTGGCGGCTGATTGGAGAGGCAGGGGGAGAATGATTTGTAATTGTAATTTGCCATAAATTAAGATTCATAGATGAGTCTTTTTTACTCATGGACGAGTCTTTGAACTCCTTTAATGAGTCTTTGAACTCCTTTAATGAGGCTCAGAACTCCATTAATGAGTCTTTGAACTCCGTTAATGAGTCTTTGAACTCCATTAATGAGACTTTTTTACTCGCGGACGCAGCATAGATTCAAACTCCATTCCCCATTCCCCATTCCCCATTCCCCATTCCCCTATCTCCTCAACCTCGACCTTTGGCGAATAGGCTTAAACCTTCTGTGTCGATATCTTTGAAGATATCCATGTACAACTGTCTAAGTGCCAGATATGGTTTACGGTCGTGAACGAGCCTATTTGGGAACAGGTTGGGCTTATCCACTGCATTTAAGTGTGCAAGGCGGGATACAACTTAGCCGTGAAGATCAAAAAGTTAAAGAATCTATTTGGATTATTCTCCGCACCGGAGTAGGTGAGCGGGTTTATCGACCTACCTTTGGTTCGCGCTTGTCTGAACTGGCGTTTGCACCTTTAAGTAGCGATACCCTACTGCGAATCCGTCTTTATGTCTTGGAAGCTTTAGAAGTTTGGGAACCACGCATTACTATCGATGAAGTTGTCACCGATCCTGACCCTGTGCGTGGCAGAGTGGACATCATTATCAATTATCGACTCAAAGACGGCCCCGATATTTATAGTTTTGTTTATCCTTATTATTTGGTTTCAGCTGGGGAGGAATCGTGATCCGAATTAAAAATTGAAAATTAAAAATTAAAAATTAATACGACTTACGCAAAATATCTCTCAAACTCTGATTTCTCTGTGCCCTCTGTGCCTCTGCGGTAGCCTGCGGCAAGCCGAAGCGTCTACGTTATTCCGTAATTTATGCGTAAGTCCTAATTAAAAAAGCTGAATTTTCTCTGGGTTTCTAGGCTTGTATCTGTCACATTCTTTTTAAAATTGGTATGAACTTTGATTTTTTACCGAAATTACCTTCTTCCAACTTAGACGATCGCGCCTTCGATGATTTGGTGGAAGAATGTATTATGCGTATTCCTCGCTACTGTCCAGAATGGACAGACCACAATCTCAGCGACCCAGGAATTACGCTAATTGAGTTATTTGCTTGGTTAACTGACCAAATGTTGCTCAGATTTAACCAAGTACCCCGAAAAAATTATGTCGCTTTCCTAGAATTACTGGGTATTCGTCTCCAGCCTCCCGCCCCAGCCCGCACGGAATTAACTTTTTATTTAAGCGCTGCATTACCCGAAGCCTACACAATTCCAGCCGGATTGGAAGCCTCAACTATCCGCACTGAAACTACAGAAGCTATTACCTTCAGCACAGATTATCCTCTAATTATCGGCAATCCCCGCATCCAACATTTCTTAACTGCCCAAACTACCGAAGATATTCCCCAATCTCTGCGCGAAAGAGTCACAACTTCATGGACTCGTCAATCTAACGGTTTCTGGACAGGTAATGAACAACCGATTTTTGAAGAGGAACCCCAGCCTGGTAACTGCTTTTATTTAGCCATTAATTCTGATGATCCTTTAGATGCTAATGTTTTAGAAATTATTTTCCAAGGGGCTGCGGCTACCCCTGCTGGTATTAACCCCAATCAACCACCGCGCAAATGGGAAGCCTGGGATGGGGAAAATTGGCAAGCAGTTTTATTGCAAGAGTCAGATGATAAAACTCGTGGGTTCAGTTTTTATGAAATGGCCCAACAGGGTGGAAACCCATCTCAAGGTGCAGAGGTACGTTTACATCTACCTCAAATTTGGCCTGTGGCTAATTTTACCTCTTACCGAGGTCGTTGGTTGCGCTGTAGCTTTGTTTCCGCAGAAGCCAATGAAACTGGTTACAATCGTCCGCCAAGAATTATTGGTTTAGCAGCGCGGTCAATTGGCGGTACTGTTAGGGCTAGTCACAGTACGCTGATTATAGATGAGCGATTGGGAATTAGTGATGGTACACCCGGTCAGAGTTTCCAGTTACAAACAGCACCAATTTTAGAACGTCGGGAAAATGAGTATATTTTAGTTACTCCTAGTGGTGGTTTGCCTCAAAAGTGGATTGAGGTGAGAGATTTTGCTGATTCTGGGCCGCATAACTTTCATTACACCATCGATTCGATCACTGGGACAATCCAGTTTGGGCCGCTGATTCGGGAACCTAGCCAACTTAAACAGCATACCCAAATGCGATCGCGAATCCAAGAACCATCGCTAGATAACACATCTGTACAAGTTCTAGAAAATAACCAGTCGGAACACCAATATGGGGCGATTCCTCCCCGTGGTGCAGAGATTAAAATGGTTGCTTATCGCACAGGTGGCGGTAGAGAAGGCAATGTGCAAACTGGGGCAATCCAGTTTTTGAAGTCTGCATATCCATACATTGCTAGTGTGGTCAATCGTGTACCTGCAATCAATGGTGCAGATGCCGAATCGCTAGAACAGGCTGTAATGAAGGCTCCCCGCATCCTTCGCACACGCGATCGCGCCGTCACTGCTGAAGATTTTGAAGTTTTGACTCAACAGGCGGGTGCTGGTGCGATCGCGCGCGTCCGGTGTTTGGCAGCGAATTCTCGTAGACAAGCTGGTATAGTTAGTTTACTGGTAGTACCTTATGCAAATACAGATGCGATCGCGCAAGGTAATGGCATGACACCAGAAAATTTTGCTCTTAGTAATGCCCTGCAAGAGCAAATTATGAGTTACTTAGATGAAAGACGATTATTAGGGGTACAAATAGAATTACAAGAACCGAATTATGTAGGTGTTTCTGTACAGACAGAAATTGCTTTAGAACCTGCTTATGATAATCCTTTTGCCAGAGAAGAAATTCGCCGGAATTTAAGGGTATCACTGTATAAATATTTAAATCCATTAACGGGAGGAATGGACGGCAAAGGTTGGCCATTTGGGCGACCAGTTTATACATCAGATATTGTCGCATTACTGCAACAAACCCCAGGTGTGCGTCATTTAGGCCCTGTCCTGCTGTTTCCCATCCGCAAGCAAGGAGAAAATTGGCGACGACAACCATCACCAGAACAATTAATTGACCCAGGCTCGGAAGGTTTGATATGTTCTTGGGCTGATACCAATCTCCGCTCAAATCACGACATTCAA contains:
- a CDS encoding PAAR domain-containing protein; amino-acid sequence: MGKPAARITDNVAHPLPPVLTGGPGSPNVLIGSLPAWRGVLAAAVPALQSAKQISDTAIQVAEAATLAAAGTPGAPAALAAEQTTKATSAATMGSAIAAAAAGADIHNCATPLPLPPHGPGVVIDGSQTVLINNLPASRMGDTVLEALGPPNKIIKGDFTVLIGG
- a CDS encoding GPW/gp25 family protein, giving the protein MVYGRERAYLGTGWAYPLHLSVQGGIQLSREDQKVKESIWIILRTGVGERVYRPTFGSRLSELAFAPLSSDTLLRIRLYVLEALEVWEPRITIDEVVTDPDPVRGRVDIIINYRLKDGPDIYSFVYPYYLVSAGEES
- a CDS encoding putative baseplate assembly protein, with product MNFDFLPKLPSSNLDDRAFDDLVEECIMRIPRYCPEWTDHNLSDPGITLIELFAWLTDQMLLRFNQVPRKNYVAFLELLGIRLQPPAPARTELTFYLSAALPEAYTIPAGLEASTIRTETTEAITFSTDYPLIIGNPRIQHFLTAQTTEDIPQSLRERVTTSWTRQSNGFWTGNEQPIFEEEPQPGNCFYLAINSDDPLDANVLEIIFQGAAATPAGINPNQPPRKWEAWDGENWQAVLLQESDDKTRGFSFYEMAQQGGNPSQGAEVRLHLPQIWPVANFTSYRGRWLRCSFVSAEANETGYNRPPRIIGLAARSIGGTVRASHSTLIIDERLGISDGTPGQSFQLQTAPILERRENEYILVTPSGGLPQKWIEVRDFADSGPHNFHYTIDSITGTIQFGPLIREPSQLKQHTQMRSRIQEPSLDNTSVQVLENNQSEHQYGAIPPRGAEIKMVAYRTGGGREGNVQTGAIQFLKSAYPYIASVVNRVPAINGADAESLEQAVMKAPRILRTRDRAVTAEDFEVLTQQAGAGAIARVRCLAANSRRQAGIVSLLVVPYANTDAIAQGNGMTPENFALSNALQEQIMSYLDERRLLGVQIELQEPNYVGVSVQTEIALEPAYDNPFAREEIRRNLRVSLYKYLNPLTGGMDGKGWPFGRPVYTSDIVALLQQTPGVRHLGPVLLFPIRKQGENWRRQPSPEQLIDPGSEGLICSWADTNLRSNHDIQIIRNS